A single region of the Brassica rapa cultivar Chiifu-401-42 chromosome A03, CAAS_Brap_v3.01, whole genome shotgun sequence genome encodes:
- the LOC103861175 gene encoding B3 domain-containing protein REM9, with the protein METPREPHFFKPLLPGFQSGVAIPLDFYSKHIQGAEINKPWKLRSDASDQIWEVIREGRTLTKGWKEFTEAHDLRIGDIVIFKHEGDMVFHVTPFGPSCCEIQYTHPHIVKEEADADDAPTFSYDYCFLAEVTPTNQKDDKMFLPVEAMRCGALNQQCKEVKLVNKEGKSWTARFGFSESDGAYYISRGWRKFCRDNRCTNGDLFVFNVVGDGTTTPLLCVCPERKECTELLIKHFSRIDGSIASTSRN; encoded by the exons ATGGAAACTCCCCGAGAACCTCATTTCTTCAAGCCTCTTCTTCCTGGTTTTCAAAGTGGCGTCGCAATACCACTTGACTTCTACTCAAAACACATACAAGGGGCTGAGATCAATAAACCATGGAAGCTAAGATCGGACGCTTCGGATCAAATTTGGGAGGTGATCCGAGAAGGCAGGACACTCACCAAAGGTTGGAAAGAGTTCACCGAAGCACATGATCTTCGAATCGGTgacattgtcatcttcaaacACGAAGGAGACATGGTCTTTCATGTGACTCCTTTTGGTCCTAGCTGTTGTGAGATTCAGTATACACATCCTCACATCGTTAAGGAAGAAGCCGACGCGGATGATGCTCCTACTTTCTCATACGACTACTGCTTCTTGGCTGAGGTTACTCCTACAAATCAAAAGGACGACAAAATG TTTCTTCCTGTGGAAGCTATGAGGTGTGGTGCTTTGAACCAACAATGCAAAGAGGTCAAACTTGTCAACAAGGAGGGAAAGTCATGGACTGCGCGCTTCGGATTTAGCGAATCAGACGGTGCATATTACATCAGCAGAGGGTGGAGAAAGTTCTGTCGTGATAACAGATGCACCAACGGAGATTTGTTTGTGTTCAACGTGGTTGGAGACGGGACGACAACTCCATTACTGTGTGTATGTCCGGAAAGGAAGGAGTGTACTGAACTACTGATCAAGCACTTCAGCAGAATCGATG GTAGCATTGCTTCTACCTCACGAAATTAG